The following DNA comes from Megachile rotundata isolate GNS110a chromosome 9, iyMegRotu1, whole genome shotgun sequence.
tAACAATTTAGTCAGTCAAGTTCTCATAATGTAGCagtacaaaattaatgtattcaaAGACTGTACATTATGTAATATACAaagtataatacaatcaaattcatgaatgctttttcaaattaaataaagtatatatatacacatatattaataacatatatatgtatatatacatattaataatacgtttgtaaaatattaataatatgtatgtataggaATATTACCAATAAATTTTATCCGCGGATTGGGATAATCATGAGGGATTCAGAAGATGCTGAATCTTCTCAGAGCaatgtatatttattcatatatgtgtatatattaaagtactaaaataatataaagcttgtaaattatattttctgtttATGTACGTTTAAGTAATAAGAAAAAATTtaggtaaaattattaaaaattaaatgcattatatgtaaaattttattaatacaaatcgaattttaattgaaaacatttcagtaacaaaaaatatataaaaataaattaatacgaaAACTAAAAGTTTCCCAGATTCTTGTACTTTTTGTATACATTTGGCAAATGGTGGAAAAATTCGAATACACCAGGAAAGACATACAATGGTAAAACACAGTctaataaatatctaaattaagcTTATTACATTTTTTCATACGTTTCTTCATAACCACAAGAAATGCAAGTGTGTGTATATGTATCATCATCTTCATTATAGGTATCTTCCCCAAAATTGTGTGTATGGGATGCTTTTGTTGTTTTATCATACAGTGAACTTCTCACTTGCATTCGTAACTGTTTAATCTAAATAGTATAAAATTGATAAGATTTTATggacaatatttatatttcaatatgaACAGGAAATTAAGATTTATATATAGTTGTTacctttttattaaatttcttaattttagttCCTTCTCTTTTAATATCACGTGATTCTTtttctttcaataaattttcttcAGATCCCCATACCTCCAGAGCTCTTTGTTCTATTTGGAGGTGTAAATACAATTTCATTTCACCCCAATTTGAATTATGAGGATTTTTTCTAGTGATGCATTTCAATGGAGGTTCTCTTTTATCAAGATCACAGTCTTTTAATAAATACTCTTGTTTTGCTTctgtttttgtaattaaagaaTGTTTCCCACTTGAATCTCTGAAGTAATATAGTTGATAATAATcacattattttcaaataactaCTTTAAAGTAACAATTGTACCTGCACTTATCACATACTGGAAGATCAAACGTTTTCAAAAGATaagaatctttaaattcctctTGACATTCATCACAATGAGGTGAATCAACAATGATAGGAGCAGGATCAGTTGTTATTTTTAACTATAACAGAATGGGATGTTAGTTTGAAGATTagcaaattgtaaattaaaacatTCTTTAAAACGAACCAATTGTTCTTCTAGATCATCATTTTCTTCTATGAGAAAGCCACCACCACTATCTATAACACGTTGTCCTTGCACTTTTAATGATCTACCTTTTATTGATTCTCCATTTTCACtgtaaaatgttaaaagaaaTTGACTTCTGTGTATCTTTTAATCTACTATAACAGTAAAAAAAAAGCTTACAGTAATATACCTTGTTGCATAAGGATGAGTCAGAACTTTAGATTTCTTTAAAAGCAATGCTTTTTGACGATTTCGTTCTGCACGTTCTTTAAAATGTTGACTACTATCTACCAAATCATTGTTTTCACAAGAATCAAGCATTTCCATTGCAGTAGACATTTCCTGTATATCGTTAACCTCTTAGGAACGACTTTACGCGGGGTTGTTTCTCTGTTCGTCAGAGTTCGACGCGAATTGCGCGCAACCGATACAGcactattattttataatagacAATACTGTTCTCTACTCGATtacattggaatgaagtttttgaGTATTAAATTGTCATTCTTTCTaaagatatgatacatataccttagctttgataatttactttgataattaataatacaattgagtatgatatattttaaaacagGGTACAACACATAGGCCCACGTCACACTCTTCACACTCATAGCGTGATCTTCTTCTTACATTGTTCTTTGCACATACAATACAATTTCGTAACGCCTTTTTAGGTTTTTCGCACTTACAGTGAGATGGAAAATGTCTTCCAGATAGTCTGAAGAAGTGATCAACGATAGATTTACTACAACTAACGTTACTGCTCATATTAtcgaattttttacaaattttttaaaataatcattCAATTCAAACAGTGAACGAGTGAGTCAGCGAGTAAGCCCCGATAGTGTCGCGTTGTAATATGACATTTgcaaaagccactatagtggcccGTTGTACAGAGAGATAACAtctgcgaaagccactatagtggcgcatCGGGCCTAAGAGGTTAATTATGCAATACCATGTAATATATTACTTTACaaagtattttgaaaattctgaaaagttTATGTAACATATACTTATCAATTTACTGAAAAGGTTGccatgaaaatatataaaatatcggttaattattttattgttatatatCTATAAATGTGAATATATATTCTCATTACTGAAAAATCATCCAATTTATATAACTTAATTTGAGTTGTCAGTCTTACGATTTTTTCTACCAATCAGCAATGATCTACCCAATGCGCCATGTTTCGGgttcaaaaatttattctgAGCATTGTTCTGTAAAGTTTAAACGAAGCTTACTCGATTAgaacaaaaatgaaagaaaacgtCAATAAACCTGTTATTCAGTgagtatacaaaaataaataataatataaattggaTAAATTGAGTTGGATTATTGatatcaataaaatttattcaaactttGAATCTTCGAAGTCAGGAGATTGAAAAAGATGACGgataataaaaaagtataaatttttgtttttggctaataatatattttaatatatatcacatttatatttacaaataacatattataacaaatattcataatatatacatcttaattttaaagtatttgaTATATATTCGAATTAAAAGCTTTAGTCGGGTGTGGGCGAGCACCAGGAATTCAATTCGGAATAACATATCGGAAAAAGTCAGATGTTATCCAATACTCGAAATATCTTTCTACATAAGAAcgtgaaaatttcagattttcaaatattcatttgtgtaaagaaatttgggatttctgcccaATTCCGTTTGAATTTTTCCAAACTCGACTCAGAATTCGGGTCCCGGCACATCCCTATTGTTTATTAATTACACGCGAGCGGAAGTTAACTATTTcctttcataaattattcaacACGCATcacagtttttataaaaaaataataagaggaggAATGAGGAATTATTTCTTTGTTAAACATTGATAACAAGTATCAAATGTGCATAAAGATGGCGGTATATCCTGCACTAATCTAATTATGCATAAAGCGTGAGCTATGTGTCGATTCTTTTTCAATTCTTGTATCAGAATATCTGTGTTTTCTTTTACGTTCTTCAGAGATCGATTCACAAGTACATGCTCAATGATTCGACCGAAAACTTCATGATTTGGATCGAAAGACGccgtcaaattttttaaaaatagcaTTTCTAATATTGATGGTGATAACGTCAATTCCTGCaacatacaataataaaaataatataaaatgaattgaggaataaagaaatatttgattatttaaaaaaaatgtactttatatttttctttaagaaTTGTTACTGCTTCCTCATGTAATTCTGGATCGTTTGTATCTAACCTGATATGAATTGCGTGTTCAAGAGGAAGATCGTTCTTATGTAGAAATTCTTTAAGCACCTGTAAcatataaattaaaacaattagtACTATGGAATAAACTGAATTATTGTCCTAATATGGTTACCTATGTTTTAATACGTACATGTGCTGAacataatttttctattaattccTTATATTCTTGAAAAACTTGTTTATCCTTGCCTTTACCTTCTTCCTTTATGTATACATTAAGTATTTTCATCATTCGTAAGATCGGATGTTTGTCAATTTGTGTatattccgaattttcaaagctTGGCCATTGTAATAATATTCTTTTTACTTCGTAAAAATGATTAGAATTTCGTATTTTATTGAATACCTTTTCAAAAGCTTCAAAGCGATCTTCCTCTGTTGGGCATTTACCAATATCCTTGAACAGTGAAATACTATTATCTGTATTTAATTCTGGTTGAAGAATATGTGTTTTGTCCTCAATGTTTTCGACTATTTCTTCGTCAGAAAAATTGCCCCAGTCGTCTGTCCATTCTACATCATGGTTAACACTGGACTCAGATAAATCTTCTTGTTTTGAATCTGAATTTTGAATTGATATttcttgattgtttgattccgTTATAATCGAATTTGTATTCTGAATAAATTCATTATCAGATTCTCCTTTATTTGGATAATCTTCCACTTTGTTGTAATCTTCAATTATTTGATGTGATTCTGACAACTGAATATCTTCTATTCcatgatttttaaataaacgtgTTTGCCAGTATTTAAAACATTCATAAATCTCAGACTCTTTACACTTATGTGTTACGTTTATCACTTTCCATATTAAACTTAATGGACTAAATAaatatagatttttaaaatCTTTATATAAACTTTTATGCAACTCCAaacagtaataatatattgCAGTCTGAGTGTATAATTCCGTTTGAGGTAATTCCATTAAAACATTTTGCACCTCTTTTACATAATCTTTTTGTAcactaaataaataacatatacCTAACAACCAATCCTCTTGCATAGTATATTTCGCACATTCTAGAAACActgaaatataagaataattattatttcactagTATTCGTATTTAACTTTTCATTAAACACTTACAATGATTAATATCACTCGATTCCAATCCATAACAAGATGACTCGCTTAACATAGCTACTCTCAAAAAAGCACGGCAGCATTTTAGTCTAGTGTTTTGTATATCTGGCATTGAATAACTTGTATATTTACTTTCAAGATCACCAACTTTACATTTTTCATGTAAACGTTCATAAAAACATGGAAAACTTTGCACATTGTCATCATTTTCATGGTGTGCTGTGTTAtcatattctatattattgCCTGAATTATTTGTGAAGTTAATTTTTAATCTAGATTTCCAAAAATTTGTATCACTTATATTCTTAATTAATCCGAACGTTGAATCTTTCATAATATTTGCAGAAGTTTTTACTATTTCAGTAGAAGCTTCTAATACTTTTGGAACGAATTCTTTTGTTTCTACCTGTGGCTGTAAATGACAagtgatttaaatatttctattgtttattttgttaatgcatatatttatatgttactTACAGTTGTTAATGCATCTATAAATTCATCTTCGCTATCAGCATCATTATAATCATCAGATTCATCAGGGGGtatccacaattccaaatttttatgcaGCATTTGTATTTCTATTAAATGTATTTGATCTAATGCTTTACTCAACATTTCACTAGGTCCGTTGTTTATTGCAAACCACAGACATTTTTGTCTAGTTTTTAAGTCTTCATAATCTTCACAAAATCCTAAATCTAAAGCAACTGTCCAAGCAGGAATGTAATTGTTCTGCATTAATTGCTGACAAGTAGCAGCACAAACAGAAAAATCCTTAAGCTGAAAGATTATACCACAGACAATTTGTAATGTTTGTTATTTACTTCAAAATAACATTAAAACAAAGTTTTACCTGAAGTGCTTTCTTTGCTATTAATTCCAGAACTTTTCCTTCTCGTGATCTACTGTTGTTTTTCTCGATTCGTAGGTAACTTGCTAAAGTCAATAACCTTTGACGACTTTTGTGAGCATCCTCTCGACTATTTAAACAGTCCTCTATTAATTTTAATCTGTCTTGCATTAACCGGACTTGAAGTGGTAGAATATCAATGttgaattcatttaaaatttgaagcgaATTAATAAGGTCGTATTCTTCTTTAATTTTGGGATTATCGTCTGCGATCAAATGAAGACACGTTCTGAAATGACATTATTTGTGacaatgaatataaaaaaataatgaggAAAGATAAAGAATATAATCTCTCACCTAGCTAGTTCCATATTTACATCAGTAAGAGATTTTGAgctattaaaatattctttgctggcatctaaaattaaatttactgcTCTTTCATAAGATACCCTCACCAAAGATTGTACACTTTTCTTAGTTTCAATCAAAACACCACAATTTTGAATGTTCGATTTAACTCCCGATACTAAACGTGCGGATACGCAGATTTCAAAACATGCTTCTATATCAACGCATGAGAAAATCAAACCATGAATTTCAAGCATTCCATTTAATAAATGAGCCCATTGTTTCTCGTCTGGAGGTGGAgttcttaaaataaatataaaaagattAAACGTCAAACTAGTTTAAACTTAATGTTTTAAAATGCCCTATTTACTTACAATTTGTTCAAACTTCTTGCCATTTCAACTAATAATTCTTTAGCAGCTTCAGGATTGCTTTTGTTTTTACGTAATGTACTTAGGGTGGTTTTAACTCCATATTGATTTAAGATTTTTGTACATACAAGTTCTCTATCAAGTTCTTCGAGTAGTGTATATATCGCACTGTTTCTTTTCCCTTCACGGTCTTTAGCAATAGAATCTACAATATATGTTGCTTTTTCGTACATATTAGAATCATTGCAAGCGTATATACAGTCCAATGCTAGAGTGACAAGGTCTTCTATCATTTGAAGAATTTCATCATCACGAGTTAACTTCAAATACTCAAAAAGTTTGACCGGTAGTTTCAGGTCATCTTTACTAATACATATTAAGTAGTCGCTGAACAGATGTCTTTGTAATTCTCCACCCTATAAAATtggataaattattaattctagTACTTATAGTAAatgttttgcaaaatttgtacgCTTACCAGATATTGATGTCTTCTTTTTATAAACGGCagtaaaaaattgttgataTCATCGACGAAACTTCTTTCAGTAGTTTTGCTCATTAGTAACTTGATCTTTTCTAAATTGGACAATTTTTGCAATTGATCTAGAGATAAATCTTCTAGGTAAACTTTATAAATGAGATCATCTAAAGTTTCTAAATCTAGCAGAAGATTTTCTAGACCAGGAATGTTATGTgatttagcaatttttattaGTTGCAAAGCATTATCAACTATGCAACTATGTCTTTCAATTTCATAAGCTCGCGATTCGTACCATTGTCGCAATAATTCTGGTGTCAGCAATGTATCTctggaaattcagaaacattAAAAGATGAAGCATGCATAGCTTACAGCGTTAAAAGAACGAGAAAGATATAAATTTACCTGTATACAGATAGTGATGGATCGTCTTCATAAAGTACTTTTGATGTATCatcattttctaaattaattacttCATGGAATTCAGTTTTTTCAGACCAGTCTTTCTGTCGCAATTCTCGTT
Coding sequences within:
- the Xpac gene encoding DNA repair protein complementing XP-A cells homolog Xpac isoform X1 codes for the protein MSTAMEMLDSCENNDLVDSSQHFKERAERNRQKALLLKKSKVLTHPYATSENGESIKGRSLKVQGQRVIDSGGGFLIEENDDLEEQLLKITTDPAPIIVDSPHCDECQEEFKDSYLLKTFDLPVCDKCRDSSGKHSLITKTEAKQEYLLKDCDLDKREPPLKCITRKNPHNSNWGEMKLYLHLQIEQRALEVWGSEENLLKEKESRDIKREGTKIKKFNKKIKQLRMQVRSSLYDKTTKASHTHNFGEDTYNEDDDTYTHTCISCGYEETYEKM
- the LOC100875633 gene encoding NBAS subunit of NRZ tethering complex isoform X2; the encoded protein is MVHSNEASNKPILYELLEYFVRKQEPELIKCKNDTVILPTTGTIKNALRYLNNRYSLPESISQQISLTLPWKFAISDSGRLLAVLQETVIEIRKAKDEYSSIVGKASVPKDAFPQWRKVSWSPDGTLLALASSNGHTSFYNALGNNVFNINPKAISQNPHILEAGDAIVSMIFLKPRTKSDKWSYEFMLITYSGLLRSYHISPTNGFEANYEFSFGNFYKNGINAVTYDEKHHLFYVAGNTITQRLMSTASESGLTSWRPLNDYPYCKLSFGFEDESKIKSKFSIWNIIPTLNLQPESIIFKIKISPNSKFLTCLHTDGSISLWSLPNLLIQKKWKLSEQPDFNIPNPLGPAKSKKFPPNVTEFHPLDIGWWSEEAIIIARYSGSTSVCCTQNLKNLLGTSPEFLAGQPQICELGPERGFLCLDCETFITSKKRTRESNAEGQISVSSESEEEDDDELEPVSILNYTTNLMQSTLYSITDIERFQPKRKKSRVLFRTYRILGLKSTTPEELYSRKIDIEEYEEALVLANMYNLDTDLVYQTRWRKSELSLNAIHEHLSKVSKRSWVLHECITRVPDTIEAARELLNFGLKGANLETLVAIGTYDDGKFMVMDDIDEDWNDMDEAAISLRQVQKVNQLLEKVDIKNLSEAQKDLIKYRRKLLDHLDKLLTYEIILGSSLKYDKTFYEEFRQLSTIENAVRFAKNGDWQGVEIMFTYHGENLLSHWLAIISFFPETLNPLKYKKLLPECDTDGQLFLFDQRELRQKDWSEKTEFHEVINLENDDTSKVLYEDDPSLSVYRDTLLTPELLRQWYESRAYEIERHSCIVDNALQLIKIAKSHNIPGLENLLLDLETLDDLIYKVYLEDLSLDQLQKLSNLEKIKLLMSKTTERSFVDDINNFLLPFIKRRHQYLGGELQRHLFSDYLICISKDDLKLPVKLFEYLKLTRDDEILQMIEDLVTLALDCIYACNDSNMYEKATYIVDSIAKDREGKRNSAIYTLLEELDRELVCTKILNQYGVKTTLSTLRKNKSNPEAAKELLVEMARSLNKLTPPPDEKQWAHLLNGMLEIHGLIFSCVDIEACFEICVSARLVSGVKSNIQNCGVLIETKKSVQSLVRVSYERAVNLILDASKEYFNSSKSLTDVNMELARTCLHLIADDNPKIKEEYDLINSLQILNEFNIDILPLQVRLMQDRLKLIEDCLNSREDAHKSRQRLLTLASYLRIEKNNSRSREGKVLELIAKKALQLKDFSVCAATCQQLMQNNYIPAWTVALDLGFCEDYEDLKTRQKCLWFAINNGPSEMLSKALDQIHLIEIQMLHKNLELWIPPDESDDYNDADSEDEFIDALTTPQVETKEFVPKVLEASTEIVKTSANIMKDSTFGLIKNISDTNFWKSRLKINFTNNSGNNIEYDNTAHHENDDNVQSFPCFYERLHEKCKVGDLESKYTSYSMPDIQNTRLKCCRAFLRVAMLSESSCYGLESSDINHLFLECAKYTMQEDWLLGICYLFSVQKDYVKEVQNVLMELPQTELYTQTAIYYYCLELHKSLYKDFKNLYLFSPLSLIWKVINVTHKCKESEIYECFKYWQTRLFKNHGIEDIQLSESHQIIEDYNKVEDYPNKGESDNEFIQNTNSIITESNNQEISIQNSDSKQEDLSESSVNHDVEWTDDWGNFSDEEIVENIEDKTHILQPELNTDNSISLFKDIGKCPTEEDRFEAFEKVFNKIRNSNHFYEVKRILLQWPSFENSEYTQIDKHPILRMMKILNVYIKEEGKGKDKQVFQEYKELIEKLCSAHVLKEFLHKNDLPLEHAIHIRLDTNDPELHEEAVTILKEKYKELTLSPSILEMLFLKNLTASFDPNHEVFGRIIEHVLVNRSLKNVKENTDILIQELKKNRHIAHALCIIRLVQDIPPSLCTFDTCYQCLTKK
- the Xpac gene encoding DNA repair protein complementing XP-A cells homolog Xpac isoform X2; this translates as MQQGILLENGESIKGRSLKVQGQRVIDSGGGFLIEENDDLEEQLLKITTDPAPIIVDSPHCDECQEEFKDSYLLKTFDLPVCDKCRDSSGKHSLITKTEAKQEYLLKDCDLDKREPPLKCITRKNPHNSNWGEMKLYLHLQIEQRALEVWGSEENLLKEKESRDIKREGTKIKKFNKKIKQLRMQVRSSLYDKTTKASHTHNFGEDTYNEDDDTYTHTCISCGYEETYEKM
- the LOC100875633 gene encoding NBAS subunit of NRZ tethering complex isoform X1, which produces MVHSNEASNKPILYELLEYFVRKQEPELIKCKNDTVILPTTGTIKNALRYLNNRYSLPESISQQISLTLPWKFAISDSGRLLAVLQETVIEIRKAKDEYSSIVGKASVPKDAFPQWRKVSWSPDGTLLALASSNGHTSFYNALGNNVFNINPKAISQNPHILEAGDAIVSMIFLKPRTKSDKWSYEFMLITYSGLLRSYHISPTNGFEANYEFSFGNFYKNGINAVTYDEKHHLFYVAGNTITQRLMSTASESGLTSWRPLNDYPYCKLSFGFEDESKIKSKFSIWNIIPTLNLQPESIIFKIKISPNSKFLTCLHTDGSISLWSLPNLLIQKKWKLSEQPDFNIPNPLGPAKSKKFPPNVTEFHPLDIGWWSEEAIIIARYSGSTSVCCTQNLKNLLGTSPEFLAGQPQICELGPERGFLCLDCETFITSKKRTRESNAEGQISEVSSESEEEDDDELEPVSILNYTTNLMQSTLYSITDIERFQPKRKKSRVLFRTYRILGLKSTTPEELYSRKIDIEEYEEALVLANMYNLDTDLVYQTRWRKSELSLNAIHEHLSKVSKRSWVLHECITRVPDTIEAARELLNFGLKGANLETLVAIGTYDDGKFMVMDDIDEDWNDMDEAAISLRQVQKVNQLLEKVDIKNLSEAQKDLIKYRRKLLDHLDKLLTYEIILGSSLKYDKTFYEEFRQLSTIENAVRFAKNGDWQGVEIMFTYHGENLLSHWLAIISFFPETLNPLKYKKLLPECDTDGQLFLFDQRELRQKDWSEKTEFHEVINLENDDTSKVLYEDDPSLSVYRDTLLTPELLRQWYESRAYEIERHSCIVDNALQLIKIAKSHNIPGLENLLLDLETLDDLIYKVYLEDLSLDQLQKLSNLEKIKLLMSKTTERSFVDDINNFLLPFIKRRHQYLGGELQRHLFSDYLICISKDDLKLPVKLFEYLKLTRDDEILQMIEDLVTLALDCIYACNDSNMYEKATYIVDSIAKDREGKRNSAIYTLLEELDRELVCTKILNQYGVKTTLSTLRKNKSNPEAAKELLVEMARSLNKLTPPPDEKQWAHLLNGMLEIHGLIFSCVDIEACFEICVSARLVSGVKSNIQNCGVLIETKKSVQSLVRVSYERAVNLILDASKEYFNSSKSLTDVNMELARTCLHLIADDNPKIKEEYDLINSLQILNEFNIDILPLQVRLMQDRLKLIEDCLNSREDAHKSRQRLLTLASYLRIEKNNSRSREGKVLELIAKKALQLKDFSVCAATCQQLMQNNYIPAWTVALDLGFCEDYEDLKTRQKCLWFAINNGPSEMLSKALDQIHLIEIQMLHKNLELWIPPDESDDYNDADSEDEFIDALTTPQVETKEFVPKVLEASTEIVKTSANIMKDSTFGLIKNISDTNFWKSRLKINFTNNSGNNIEYDNTAHHENDDNVQSFPCFYERLHEKCKVGDLESKYTSYSMPDIQNTRLKCCRAFLRVAMLSESSCYGLESSDINHLFLECAKYTMQEDWLLGICYLFSVQKDYVKEVQNVLMELPQTELYTQTAIYYYCLELHKSLYKDFKNLYLFSPLSLIWKVINVTHKCKESEIYECFKYWQTRLFKNHGIEDIQLSESHQIIEDYNKVEDYPNKGESDNEFIQNTNSIITESNNQEISIQNSDSKQEDLSESSVNHDVEWTDDWGNFSDEEIVENIEDKTHILQPELNTDNSISLFKDIGKCPTEEDRFEAFEKVFNKIRNSNHFYEVKRILLQWPSFENSEYTQIDKHPILRMMKILNVYIKEEGKGKDKQVFQEYKELIEKLCSAHVLKEFLHKNDLPLEHAIHIRLDTNDPELHEEAVTILKEKYKELTLSPSILEMLFLKNLTASFDPNHEVFGRIIEHVLVNRSLKNVKENTDILIQELKKNRHIAHALCIIRLVQDIPPSLCTFDTCYQCLTKK